The Rhodanobacteraceae bacterium genomic sequence TGCCGCAGGCGCAAGAGTGATCGGTGCCGCTACGTTGCCGGTGGTTGCAATGATGCTGTCGGCGCTCCCGCGCTTATTCCGCGAAGGACAGGATCAACCCAAACGCACCACGCACCTGCTGCGTTGGATCTTCGGCGCCGCTCTCGCCTACAGTCTCGCGCTGGCTGTCGTGCTGTGGTTCATCTCGCCGGTATTCGATTGGCTGTTCGGTGCGAAGTACCACGGTATCGCTCACACCATCCATTGGTTGTGCCTTGCTGTGCCAGGAATGGCCTTACGAGTGGCGGCAGGCAGCGTGCTGATGGCGCTCGGTCGGCCATGGATGCGCGTTGCATTCGAGGTATTGGGTCTGGCAACCCTCGCAGTCGCAGCACTACTTCTGACGCCACGAATGGGCGCCATAGGCATGCCGGTGGCGCTCGCATTTGCAGAGTGGGTCATGGCCATCGTGGGCGGTATCCTAGTATCGATGGCTGCCGGGCGCGTGCAGCTAAGGTGACGGAGTACCGATTGACACCATTCACCAGCTTGACGTTTTGACAATCTGCGCTCAGATTGTCGAAGGGTCACCGACGTCCGAAGGCTCGGCTTGTCACACACGCATCCCACGCTCCTAATAACCGCCGCTGGTACCGGTACCGCGTACGCGTATGTATTGGCGGTTCGCAAGTACTTTCCGGCACTCCGAGTGATTACCGCAGATACGAACCCGCGCCATCTGGTTGCGGGATCATGCTTGGCTGACCTGCACATCGTACTTCCATCGTTCGATCCGAATAGCTACGGCGAACACATTGTAAAAGTCTTAACTCAACATGGAGTCACGCACTACTTACCAATCATCGACCCAGAGATTCTATTCGCGGCGGAGTGGCATGAACCCATATGCACTGTTATGACCCCAGACGCCAAGTTCTGCCGCAATGCGTGCGAAAAATCTCTTTACGCAAGCCACTTCGCCGCACCCGAGATCGAGTTTCCACGACCAATACAACGCGACAATATCACCAGCAGCCTTCCCTGTTGGGCAAAAGGCAATGGAGGGTTCGGTGGTCGATCGAATCGGTTCATTACTTGCGAGGCGGACCTAGTAGGAATCCCCGACAACTGGGTCTTGCAAGAGCATATCGAGGGCCGGGAATTCACAGTTGACTGTTTCCCATACGCAGATGGTCTAACCACTTGTTCAGTGCGCGAACGTCTACTCATTAAGGCGGGCGTTTGTACCCGCGCACACTTAATCAGACACGCGAGGTTGGAGAACGTTGCAACAACATTGGGAAAGATGATGCAACGCAAATCGCCATTTTGCTTCCAAGCGATGGAGCGTAATGAGGGTTCGATCGTCGTTACCGACATCAACCCGCGCCTCGGCGCCGGTACCGCATTAAGTGTTGCTAACGGCATGGAGTTCTTTGCAGCACATCTTTCCAGCATGTTTGGCGGCGATCCGCACAACTTCCTTGAGCGCCGGTACGCAACGTGCTACGCAAGCAGGCAGTACACGGAATTCCTATCTCCAGAACCATGATTGTCGCTTTGGACCTCGATGGAACATTGCTGACGTGTATGCCACGTCACTGCGCAGTGGCGCGATACGCACTCGCGGTGTCAGCCCCTGGCCACGCCGTCGCGTTCAATGCCACACGCTTCTGGAACCAGAAGCGTAACGGTCACACCACACGTGAATGTCTTTTCTCATACGGGGAACATACTGCCAACGTCGCAGCTGAGATCTGGCGCGATCAGATTGAAAACATTAACTGGCTGGCGATGGATTCAGTACTGGCTGGCACACTCAGCGTGTTGCAGCGCGTGCGCCGCAGCAGAACGCGTCTAGTGCTAATCTCGGCGCGACGAGACGTCCGAGCCGCCTACTGCCAGGTTATCAGGCTTGGGCTGCATGACTACTTCTCGCGCGTGCACTTTGTGCCTCAGCAGGATACGGCTAACGAAAAGGCAACCGCGCTCCGTGAGGTTGGAGCCAGAATATACATTGGCGACACCGAACTTGACTTCGCGGCAGCGACCACTGCCGGCATAGAATGCCGCTTGGTGGACACGGGTGTACGCAGTGCGACGTATCTGACGAACCACACTAACGTGCCAGTCTTTCATTCACTCGCAGAGGCATTGCCCGATGGACTTAACGGCTGAAACCAAACGATTGGACGACATTGCGACCGACTCTGTATACGCGGTTGGAGCAAATCGTGCCATGATCGAATACTGCTTTTGTATCCTGCAACGTCTCTTTCCGAGGCCCCGACACGTGCTCGAGATGGGCCCAGCCGAGGGCGTCATGACGGAACGGCTACGTAAGATCAGCGACCATCTGAGCGTCGTCGAGGGCTCTCCGGCATTCTGCGACGACATTGAGAAGCGGTTCCCTGAGGTTCGCACTCATTGCGCGCTTTTCGAAACTTTTGACACCAATGATCGTTTTGACCTCATCGTGCTCGGCCACGTCTTGGAACACGTTGAGGACCCGGTGGCCGTCCTTCGCCGTTCAGCGGGGTGGCTTGCGCCCGGTGGCTCCATATTCTCAGCAGTACCTAACGCCCGATCGCTACACCGCCAAGCTGCTGTCATCATGGGACTTCTTGAATGTGAAGACCAGCTGAACGATATGGATCGCCACCATGGCCATCGCAGAGTCATGAATCCCGAATCATTTCGCGCTTGCTTTCGGCAAGCAGGCCTTCGCATAAATACCTTTGGAGGATATTGGCTTAAGCCAGTCAGTAGCGGACAAATCGAACAAACGTGGACCTCAGGTATGCTCGACGCATTCATGCAACTAGGAGAGCGTTACCCCGACATTGCAGGCGAGATGTACGTCGTCGCCGGCGCGAGTACATAATGCCACTCTAGCCGAACCCATCAAGCTCCAATTCCATTACGGTACCCCGAAACGTGGATATCGCGAATTGCAGGATCATTCAGTTGCCTAAAGTGTCAGACCCTCGGGGCAACCTGACCTTCATTGAGGGCGGGCAGCACGCACCATTCGATATCCAGCGCGTGTATTATCTCTACGACGTTCCGGGTGGCGCTGAACGCGGCGGCCACGCGCACAAGGCACTGCATCAGTTGATTGTGGCAATGTCAGGTAGTTTTGATGTAGTACTGGACAACGGCCGCGAAAAGAAGCGCTTTCATCTCAATCGTTCATACTACGGGCTGTACGTCTGTCCCATGATCTGGCGCGAACTCGATAATTTCTCATCGGGATCGGTATGCATGGTGCTAGCGTCGAATCACTACGATGAGGCAGATTACTACCGGGACTATGATGCGTACTTGGCTGCGCGGGAGTAACGTGGTGCGTGTTCCATTTTTGGACCTCCGCGCAGCATACGTCGAGCTTAAGAGCGAGATCGATACAGCCGTGGCGCGCGTGCTCGGTAGCGGTCGCTACGTCCTCGGCGATGAAGTCGATGCCTTCGAAAACGAGTGGGCGTCGTATTGCAACACTGAGTACACAGTCGGTGTTGGCAACGGCCTCGATGCGTTGCACCTAGCATTACTTGCAATGGATGTCCGATCGGGTGACGAAGTCATTGTACCGTCCAACACCTATATCGCGACGTGGCTGGCGGTCAGCCAGTGCGGCGCGGTACCTGTGCCGGTCGAACCTGTAGAAGCCACCTACAACCTTGATCCGGCGCGTATCGAAGCCGCGATCACGCCGCGAACGAAGGTCATCCTGCCCGTGCACCTCTACGGCCAACCGGTTGATCTGGATCCCATCCTTGCTATCGCCAAGAAGCATGCCCTCAAGGTGCTGGAAGACGCGGCCCAAGCTCACGGTGCGCGCTATAAGGGCCAACGCATCGGCGCGCACGGAGACGCCGTAGCGTGGAGCTTCTACCCGGGCAAGAACCTTGGTGCGCTGGGCGACGCTGGGGCTGTGACCACCCACGATGCGGAGCTGGCGGATAAGGTACGTATGCTGCGTAACTACGGCTCGCGTGCGAAATATGTCAATGACGTGCAGGGCTGGAATAGCAGGCTCGACCCACTGCAGGCTGCGATACTGAGGGTGAAGCTGAAGTATCTCGACGAGTGGAATACGCGGCGCTTCCACTTTGCAAGTGAATACCGCAGCCGTATTACCTCCCGCTCCGTAACACTTCCGTCGATACCGGCCTGGGCCGTACCAGCGCGGCATCTTTTCGTGATTCGATGCGCCCACCGCGACGCACTGCAATGTCATCTCACGCAGCGGGGTATCGAAACACTGATCCATTACCCCATACCACCTCACCGGCAATGTGCTTATGACGGCCACGGCGGGACACACACCCCACTCTCCATTGCGGATCGCCTGGCTAACGAGGTACTAAGCCTGCCTCTCGGTCCACATATGCACGAAAGCGACATCGAAGCAGTCGTATCGGCGATCAACGACTTTTGCCCGGCTACAACGTGAGCACATCGACTGAAGATCAGACCGTGACGCAGACCAATGGCGACATCGACTCGCCATTGGTCACTTTCGCGCTGCTTGCATACAACCAAGAAAGGTACGTCGATGCAGCAATCGAAGCGGCGCTCGCCCAGACCTGGTGCAATCTCGAAATTATCTTATCGGACGATTGTTCGAGTGATTCAACTTTTCAGATCATGGAAGCTAGGAGCAGGAGCTACCGCGGACCCCACAAGATCCGCTTGAACCGCAACACATCAAATTTGGGTATCGCCAGCCACGTGAATACAGTGATTTCGCTCGCAAGTGGACGATTAGTGGTCCCAGCTGCAGGCGACGATATTTCCAAACCATCACGGACTACCCGCATTGTCGAAGCATGGCGAAACACTGGGTATGGTGCGGCTTGTTTCCACTCCGGCTTTGAAGATATGGAGACGGACGGCACGCTGATGGGCACGTACGTCAAAGCAACGTTGCAGGCACCGAGTGTCGATCATTTACTTTTCGAAAATGTTGTCGTCGGCGCCACGGAGGCATGGACGCGCGAAGTGTGGGATTTCTTCGGCCCCTTGAATCCGTCAGTCACGCACGAGGACAGAAACATGGCAGTCCGCGCTGCGCTTCTTGATGGCATACACTACATCCCCGAATCACTAGTTGCACGCCGCAGAGGTGGCGTCAGTGCCAATGCAGCAGTGCCCAAGCGTGTTGCGCGGTACAAAAACGCAATTCGTTATACCTGCGATATAGCGCAATCGATATGTGATTTTCACACAGCGCTATCAAAGGGGCTGATAGATGAACGCCGGTACGCAAGTTTGCTCGGCAAGGTATCCGACAGACTCTCTTTTGAGACTTTGCTGCTACGCGAC encodes the following:
- a CDS encoding SAM-dependent methyltransferase, with translation MDLTAETKRLDDIATDSVYAVGANRAMIEYCFCILQRLFPRPRHVLEMGPAEGVMTERLRKISDHLSVVEGSPAFCDDIEKRFPEVRTHCALFETFDTNDRFDLIVLGHVLEHVEDPVAVLRRSAGWLAPGGSIFSAVPNARSLHRQAAVIMGLLECEDQLNDMDRHHGHRRVMNPESFRACFRQAGLRINTFGGYWLKPVSSGQIEQTWTSGMLDAFMQLGERYPDIAGEMYVVAGAST
- a CDS encoding Aminotransferase, DegT/DnrJ/EryC1/StrS family, translating into MARVLGSGRYVLGDEVDAFENEWASYCNTEYTVGVGNGLDALHLALLAMDVRSGDEVIVPSNTYIATWLAVSQCGAVPVPVEPVEATYNLDPARIEAAITPRTKVILPVHLYGQPVDLDPILAIAKKHALKVLEDAAQAHGARYKGQRIGAHGDAVAWSFYPGKNLGALGDAGAVTTHDAELADKVRMLRNYGSRAKYVNDVQGWNSRLDPLQAAILRVKLKYLDEWNTRRFHFASEYRSRITSRSVTLPSIPAWAVPARHLFVIRCAHRDALQCHLTQRGIETLIHYPIPPHRQCAYDGHGGTHTPLSIADRLANEVLSLPLGPHMHESDIEAVVSAINDFCPATT